The bacterium genome includes a window with the following:
- a CDS encoding glycine betaine/L-proline ABC transporter ATP-binding protein has product MRKGAVVAGDGLIRLEDVYKIFGPQPHGRAFDLARAGVGKDEVLRQSGHVIGIRDVNFSVSQGEIFVVMGLSGSGKSTALRTVNKLFDATAGQVWVDGTDVQTLNGAQLQAFRREKMGMVFQHFALFPHRNVIDNVGYGLKVQGVDKTERDAAAMKALSLVGLEPYARNLPRELSGGMQQRVGLARALATDPDILLMDEAFSALDPLIRRQMQDEMMEIQNELQKTILFITHDLNEALRIGDRVCIMRDGAVVQIGTPEEILTEPATAYVAEFVQDVDQGRVIECREVMLEPKPIDPDLSLADALDHIGDRSGAFACDPNGRPTGLLTIADCVRVASMGSVNMSVALRDDFDTTTAETTLNDVYASAGRGLPIAVTDDDGRLIGNLDPRHIMEEMGRVEQLIDGFERETYL; this is encoded by the coding sequence GTGAGGAAGGGAGCGGTCGTGGCCGGTGACGGGCTGATTCGCCTCGAGGACGTTTACAAGATTTTCGGTCCCCAACCTCACGGTAGGGCCTTTGACCTCGCCCGGGCCGGGGTGGGTAAGGACGAGGTGCTGCGCCAGTCCGGCCACGTTATCGGCATCCGCGATGTCAACTTCTCGGTCTCCCAGGGCGAGATATTCGTGGTCATGGGCCTCTCCGGATCCGGCAAGTCCACGGCTCTACGCACCGTCAACAAGCTCTTCGACGCCACGGCCGGCCAGGTTTGGGTCGACGGAACCGATGTCCAGACCCTGAACGGCGCCCAGCTCCAGGCCTTCCGGCGCGAGAAGATGGGGATGGTGTTCCAACATTTCGCCCTGTTCCCGCACCGGAACGTGATCGACAACGTGGGCTACGGCCTCAAGGTCCAGGGAGTCGACAAGACAGAGCGGGACGCAGCCGCCATGAAGGCCCTGTCGTTGGTGGGCCTCGAACCCTACGCCCGCAACCTACCCCGCGAGCTGTCCGGCGGTATGCAGCAACGGGTCGGGCTGGCACGGGCTCTGGCCACGGATCCCGACATCCTGCTGATGGACGAAGCCTTCTCAGCCCTCGACCCGCTCATCCGCCGCCAGATGCAGGACGAGATGATGGAGATCCAGAACGAGCTACAGAAGACCATCCTGTTCATCACCCACGACCTCAACGAGGCGCTGCGGATCGGCGACCGGGTGTGCATCATGAGGGACGGCGCTGTCGTCCAGATCGGGACCCCTGAAGAGATCCTCACAGAGCCTGCCACCGCTTATGTGGCAGAGTTTGTCCAGGATGTGGATCAAGGCCGCGTGATCGAATGTCGGGAAGTCATGCTGGAACCCAAACCGATCGATCCCGACTTGTCCCTCGCCGATGCCTTGGACCACATAGGTGATCGGAGCGGCGCCTTCGCCTGCGACCCCAACGGTCGACCCACCGGGCTCCTGACCATCGCCGACTGCGTCAGGGTGGCGAGCATGGGGTCTGTCAACATGTCGGTCGCCCTCAGGGATGACTTCGACACCACCACCGCCGAGACGACGCTCAACGACGTGTATGCATCGGCCGGCAGGGGGTTACCCATCGCGGTCACGGACGACGACGGCCGGCTGATCGGAAACCTGGATCCGCGGCACATCATGGAGGAAATGGGACGGGTCGAACAACTCATCGACGGCTTCGAGCGGGAGACCTACCTGTGA
- a CDS encoding formate--tetrahydrofolate ligase — translation MSASGRFPSDLEIAQAAPVTPISEVARSIGIRADELIPYGSTKAKVHLDILKRVGARSPGKYIDVTAVTPTPLGEGKTTTTIGLVQGLGLLGKKAVAAIRQPSMGPTFGIKGGAAGGGYSQVIPMDEFNLHLTGDMHAISVAHNLAAAAMDARWYHEGRMSDAQLEAIGLGRLNIDMFRAQWRRVVDVNDRALRNVVVGLGGRIDGRPRETGYDITVASELMAILALTDGHDYASALRDLRARCGRIVVGADTDGNTLSLDDLGVGGAVTVLMKDTLHPTLMQTLEGQAAFVHAGPFANIAHGNSSILADRVALQLGEYVVTESGFGADMGMEKFFNIKCRASGLKPDAVVLVATVRALKTHGGGPRVVAGRPLAPAYTEENLPLLEAGLVNLMAHIENARRFGIEVVVAVNTFPTDTENERRVIKRAAREAGALAAVTSSHWADGGRGALELAEAVVEACEQPADFRFLYPSERSIKEKIETVCREIYGAGGVDYSAKAARQIAEFEQAGMGNLPICMAKTPLSISHDSSLKGRPSGFTVPVREVRASVGAGFLVVLLGEIRTMPGLGARPAYMNVDIDEDGKIVGLF, via the coding sequence ATGAGTGCTTCCGGTAGGTTTCCCTCCGATCTCGAGATTGCCCAGGCCGCTCCGGTCACCCCGATTTCCGAGGTCGCTCGCTCGATTGGGATCCGTGCCGATGAGCTGATTCCGTACGGCTCTACCAAGGCCAAGGTCCACCTCGACATATTGAAGCGGGTCGGCGCCCGTTCACCCGGCAAGTACATCGACGTCACCGCGGTAACGCCCACACCTCTCGGGGAAGGCAAGACCACCACCACGATCGGCCTTGTTCAAGGACTGGGCCTCCTCGGGAAGAAGGCCGTCGCCGCCATCCGCCAGCCCTCGATGGGACCCACCTTCGGGATCAAGGGCGGGGCGGCAGGGGGTGGCTACAGCCAGGTCATCCCCATGGACGAGTTCAACCTGCACCTGACCGGCGACATGCACGCCATTAGCGTGGCCCACAACCTGGCGGCCGCGGCCATGGATGCCCGCTGGTACCACGAGGGGCGCATGAGCGACGCCCAGCTCGAGGCGATCGGGCTGGGGCGGCTCAATATCGACATGTTCCGGGCCCAGTGGCGCCGGGTGGTGGACGTCAACGATCGGGCACTGCGCAACGTGGTGGTGGGCCTGGGCGGTCGTATCGACGGCCGGCCCCGCGAGACCGGTTACGACATCACTGTGGCTTCCGAGTTGATGGCGATCCTGGCGCTCACCGACGGCCATGACTACGCCTCGGCGCTCCGCGACCTCCGGGCCCGCTGCGGTCGGATCGTCGTCGGAGCGGATACCGACGGCAACACCCTTTCCCTCGACGACTTGGGCGTGGGCGGCGCGGTGACCGTCCTGATGAAGGACACGCTGCATCCCACGCTGATGCAGACGCTCGAGGGCCAGGCCGCTTTCGTCCACGCGGGCCCGTTCGCCAACATCGCCCATGGCAACTCGTCGATCCTGGCCGACCGGGTGGCGCTCCAGCTCGGGGAATACGTGGTTACCGAGTCGGGATTCGGGGCCGACATGGGCATGGAGAAGTTCTTCAACATCAAGTGCCGGGCCTCCGGTCTGAAGCCCGATGCGGTCGTCCTGGTGGCGACGGTGCGCGCCCTCAAGACCCATGGTGGCGGCCCTCGAGTGGTGGCCGGCCGGCCGCTCGCCCCGGCCTACACCGAGGAGAACCTGCCCCTGCTGGAGGCCGGCCTCGTCAACCTGATGGCTCACATCGAGAACGCCCGCCGCTTCGGGATCGAGGTGGTGGTGGCGGTCAATACCTTCCCGACCGATACGGAGAACGAGCGCCGGGTGATCAAGCGGGCCGCCCGGGAGGCGGGAGCTCTGGCGGCGGTCACGTCCAGCCACTGGGCCGATGGCGGCCGCGGAGCGCTGGAGCTGGCCGAGGCCGTGGTGGAGGCGTGCGAACAGCCCGCGGACTTCCGCTTCCTCTACCCGTCGGAGCGGTCGATCAAGGAGAAGATAGAGACCGTCTGCCGGGAGATCTACGGCGCCGGCGGGGTCGACTACTCCGCCAAGGCGGCGCGCCAGATCGCCGAGTTCGAGCAGGCCGGGATGGGGAACCTCCCGATCTGCATGGCCAAGACCCCTCTCTCGATCTCGCACGATTCGTCTCTGAAAGGGCGGCCGAGCGGGTTCACCGTGCCGGTCCGCGAGGTCAGGGCGTCGGTCGGCGCCGGCTTCCTGGTGGTTCTCCTGGGTGAGATTCGCACCATGCCGGGACTGGGGGCCCGGCCGGCGTACATGAATGTAGACATCGATGAAGACGGCAAGATCGTCGGCCTGTTCTGA
- a CDS encoding VOC family protein, with the protein MQGSAASIRYLVIDCLDLDRSAAFWGSLLGLAPGRRLDNYLFMGPVLPGCDLVLQQVDRVTADKSPIHFDIEGSNEEDFDKILARTVQFGGRIVETVTEAEYELTVMADPDGNEFCVNRIPFQSTVGAT; encoded by the coding sequence GTGCAAGGGTCGGCCGCCTCGATCCGGTACCTGGTCATAGATTGTCTCGACCTGGATCGGTCGGCCGCATTCTGGGGTTCTTTACTCGGCCTGGCGCCGGGGAGGCGTCTCGACAACTACCTGTTCATGGGCCCGGTACTGCCCGGGTGCGATCTGGTTCTCCAGCAGGTGGACCGTGTCACGGCCGACAAGAGTCCGATCCACTTCGACATCGAGGGTTCGAACGAGGAGGACTTTGACAAGATCCTCGCGCGTACGGTGCAATTTGGTGGCAGAATCGTGGAGACGGTCACGGAGGCCGAGTACGAATTGACGGTGATGGCGGATCCCGACGGCAACGAATTCTGCGTGAACCGGATCCCGTTCCAATCGACCGTCGGTGCGACCTAG
- a CDS encoding molybdopterin-dependent oxidoreductase, which yields MPRVTLPRLTTPYVRRDDELVPATWDEALDRAAAGLSRHTGSAYGMFSCSKATNEMNFLAQKFSRLVMESNNIDSCNRTUHAPSVAGLAAVFGVGGGTCSYEEIETTDVILLWGSNAREAHPIFFHHLMTGVRNGAKLYAIDPRRTTSAMWADVWLGLEVGSDIALANTLAREIIESGLHNEEFIRHSTEGFEAYAESVEPWTLQRGAEITGLPPEVIRRMAHDYATAEQAQICWTLGITEHHNATDNVLALIDLALLTGHVGRYGSGLVPIRGQNNVQGGGDMGALPNRLPGFQSIEDPVSRGKFEALWGRSVPDRAGKHLSLMLEAMEHGEITALYVIGENPAQSEARSDHARDLLRGLDFMVVQDIFMTRTAELADVVFPAAAGWAETDGTVTSSERRVQRVRKALDPPGEARDDLHIISALAERMGRGWGYPTAEEVWDELRSLSPNHAGMSYRRLAEAGGLQWPCTDEDHAGTLFLHGDLWDDPLPRDPAPFFPTPWAPPVDELSEEYPIRLTTGRRLDSYNTGVQSGGYSSPLRTAVAVEVAPADAAELGVAEGDLVRVVSRRGSVEAPVLFDRTLRRGLAFMAVHDPDEVDVNLLTIDAWDPKSGTAEFKATAVRIDPLRKDAGRRSELQPVANYRA from the coding sequence ATGCCGAGGGTGACGCTTCCCCGATTGACCACCCCGTACGTGCGACGGGATGACGAATTGGTGCCGGCAACGTGGGACGAGGCGCTCGACCGGGCGGCGGCCGGGTTGAGCCGCCATACCGGTAGCGCCTATGGCATGTTCTCGTGCTCCAAGGCGACCAACGAGATGAACTTCCTGGCGCAGAAGTTCTCCAGGCTGGTCATGGAGTCGAACAACATCGACTCGTGTAACCGCACCTGACACGCTCCCTCGGTCGCCGGTCTGGCGGCAGTGTTCGGAGTAGGAGGCGGGACATGTTCCTACGAGGAGATCGAGACCACGGATGTGATCCTGCTCTGGGGTTCCAATGCCCGGGAGGCGCATCCGATCTTCTTCCATCACCTGATGACGGGGGTTCGTAACGGCGCCAAGCTGTACGCGATCGACCCGCGCCGCACCACGTCGGCCATGTGGGCCGACGTCTGGCTCGGGCTCGAGGTGGGCTCGGACATCGCGCTGGCCAACACGCTTGCGCGCGAGATAATCGAGTCCGGCCTGCATAATGAGGAGTTCATCCGGCACTCGACCGAGGGTTTCGAGGCCTATGCCGAGTCGGTGGAGCCGTGGACGTTGCAGCGGGGCGCCGAGATCACCGGCCTGCCCCCCGAAGTCATCCGCCGCATGGCTCACGACTATGCCACTGCGGAACAGGCCCAGATCTGCTGGACGCTGGGCATAACCGAGCATCACAACGCCACCGACAACGTCCTCGCCCTCATAGACCTGGCCCTCCTGACCGGCCATGTCGGGCGCTACGGATCGGGATTGGTTCCGATCCGCGGCCAGAACAACGTCCAGGGTGGCGGCGACATGGGCGCGTTGCCCAACCGGCTGCCCGGTTTCCAGTCGATCGAGGATCCGGTCTCACGCGGCAAGTTCGAGGCCCTCTGGGGCCGATCCGTGCCCGACCGGGCCGGCAAGCATCTGTCCCTGATGCTGGAGGCGATGGAGCACGGCGAGATAACCGCCCTGTACGTGATCGGCGAGAACCCTGCCCAGTCGGAGGCCCGCTCCGACCATGCCCGCGACCTCCTGCGCGGGCTGGACTTCATGGTGGTGCAGGACATCTTCATGACCAGGACCGCCGAGCTGGCCGACGTGGTGTTCCCGGCGGCGGCCGGATGGGCCGAGACGGACGGCACGGTGACCTCCTCCGAGCGGCGCGTGCAGCGCGTCCGCAAGGCTCTCGACCCTCCTGGAGAGGCTCGAGATGATCTGCACATCATCTCGGCTCTCGCCGAACGGATGGGCCGGGGTTGGGGGTATCCGACCGCCGAGGAGGTTTGGGACGAACTCCGCAGCCTCTCACCCAACCACGCCGGGATGTCGTACCGCCGGCTCGCCGAGGCGGGTGGCCTCCAGTGGCCGTGTACCGACGAGGACCATGCCGGCACCCTGTTCCTGCACGGTGATCTCTGGGACGATCCGCTGCCTCGCGACCCGGCCCCCTTCTTCCCGACGCCGTGGGCCCCGCCGGTGGACGAGCTGAGCGAGGAATACCCGATCCGGCTCACCACAGGTCGCCGGCTCGACTCCTACAACACCGGCGTCCAGTCCGGGGGCTACTCATCCCCGCTGAGGACCGCGGTGGCCGTCGAGGTAGCTCCGGCGGACGCAGCCGAGCTCGGTGTGGCCGAGGGTGACCTGGTCCGCGTCGTGTCGCGCCGGGGGTCCGTGGAGGCGCCGGTGCTGTTCGATCGTACGCTCCGCCGCGGCCTGGCCTTCATGGCCGTCCACGATCCCGACGAGGTGGATGTGAACCTGCTCACCATCGACGCGTGGGACCCCAAGTCGGGTACCGCCGAGTTCAAGGCCACCGCGGTCCGCATCGATCCCTTGCGCAAGGATGCCGGGAGACGATCGGAACTCCAGCCCGTGGCAAACTACCGGGCATGA
- a CDS encoding NAD(P)H-dependent oxidoreductase subunit E: protein MSAEPTSAERLAVDALLGPPSPSGDGEPAQPADRRVAFGGYRLSVESRHKLLPALHAVNDAIGWVSAGALNYICERLLVPPAEAYGVAGFYALLSLEERPARVAHVCDDVACRTMGGAEILEGLEGRPDVHPSPCLGQCDQAPAVFFQRAGEEDTVLVGATCDRVTDVLEGGSAGEVPPVVPQAGDPSLRLLKRIGTVDPNSLDAYREAGGYQALARAVEMGPERVIAEIKASDLRGRGGAAFPMGIKWEAVARSPALPHYLICNADESEPGTFKDRAIMEGDPFAVVESMAIAGLAVGAELGYLYIRAEYPLAQSRLQNAIDRARAEGLLGADVAGSGRTFEIEIRRGGGAYICGEETALMESIEGKRGEPRNKPPFPTQVGLFGRPTVINNVETLINVLDIVLEGGAAFAEIGTGESTGPKLFCLSGAVERPGLYEVEFGRTLGELIDLAGGVTGTGRIGAVMLGGAAGVFVGEDHLDMPLTFEDARSRSATLGSGVILVFDDRTDFPDITRRIAQFFRDESCGQCVPCRVGTVRQEELLARHDGGEPLDEDLFEEVARVMMDASICGLGHTASTAIRSVIDLGLLERSRG from the coding sequence ATGTCCGCCGAGCCGACCTCCGCGGAGCGGTTGGCCGTTGACGCGTTGCTAGGACCCCCCTCTCCATCCGGGGACGGGGAACCTGCGCAGCCAGCCGACCGGCGCGTGGCGTTCGGTGGCTATCGCCTCTCGGTGGAGAGCCGTCACAAATTGCTGCCGGCGCTCCATGCGGTGAACGACGCGATCGGATGGGTCAGCGCCGGGGCGCTCAACTACATCTGCGAGCGGCTGCTGGTCCCCCCGGCGGAGGCGTACGGCGTGGCCGGCTTCTACGCCTTGCTGTCGTTGGAGGAACGGCCGGCCCGCGTGGCTCACGTGTGTGACGACGTGGCCTGCCGCACCATGGGCGGCGCCGAGATACTGGAGGGCCTGGAGGGCCGCCCTGACGTGCATCCCAGCCCGTGCCTCGGTCAGTGCGACCAGGCCCCGGCTGTCTTCTTCCAGCGGGCCGGCGAGGAGGACACCGTGCTGGTCGGCGCTACCTGCGACCGCGTCACCGACGTGCTTGAAGGCGGCTCCGCCGGGGAAGTCCCGCCCGTCGTGCCGCAGGCGGGGGATCCGTCGTTGCGGCTGCTCAAACGTATCGGCACGGTCGATCCGAACTCCCTGGACGCCTACCGGGAGGCCGGCGGTTACCAGGCCCTGGCCCGGGCCGTCGAGATGGGGCCGGAACGGGTCATCGCCGAGATCAAGGCGTCCGACCTCCGGGGACGGGGGGGCGCCGCCTTCCCGATGGGGATCAAGTGGGAGGCGGTAGCCCGGTCACCCGCCCTGCCGCACTACCTGATCTGTAACGCCGACGAATCGGAGCCGGGCACCTTCAAGGACCGGGCGATCATGGAGGGCGACCCCTTCGCGGTGGTCGAGTCGATGGCCATCGCCGGGCTGGCCGTCGGGGCCGAGCTCGGGTACCTGTACATCCGGGCCGAGTATCCCCTGGCCCAGTCCCGCCTCCAGAATGCCATCGACCGCGCCCGGGCGGAGGGCCTCCTCGGCGCGGACGTGGCCGGCTCGGGCCGCACGTTCGAGATCGAGATCCGGCGTGGCGGAGGCGCCTACATCTGCGGTGAGGAGACCGCCCTGATGGAGTCCATCGAGGGCAAGCGGGGGGAGCCGCGTAACAAGCCTCCCTTCCCGACCCAGGTGGGCCTGTTCGGACGTCCCACGGTGATCAACAACGTCGAGACCCTGATCAACGTGCTCGACATAGTGCTCGAGGGCGGGGCCGCCTTCGCGGAGATCGGAACGGGGGAGTCGACCGGGCCGAAGCTGTTCTGCCTGTCCGGCGCCGTCGAGCGGCCCGGCCTGTACGAGGTGGAGTTCGGCCGGACGTTGGGGGAACTGATCGACCTGGCCGGGGGCGTTACCGGAACCGGCCGTATAGGAGCGGTGATGCTCGGAGGCGCGGCCGGGGTGTTCGTCGGTGAGGACCATCTCGACATGCCGCTGACCTTCGAGGATGCCCGGTCCCGCAGCGCCACGCTCGGCTCCGGCGTGATCCTGGTGTTCGACGACCGGACCGACTTCCCGGACATAACCAGGCGGATCGCCCAGTTCTTCCGGGACGAGTCCTGCGGCCAGTGTGTACCCTGCCGGGTCGGTACCGTCCGCCAGGAGGAGTTGCTGGCTCGCCACGATGGCGGCGAGCCCCTGGACGAGGATCTGTTCGAGGAGGTGGCGCGGGTGATGATGGACGCCTCGATCTGCGGGTTGGGGCACACTGCGTCGACTGCCATCCGGTCGGTCATCGATCTGGGCCTGCTGGAGCGGTCTCGTGGCTGA